The following nucleotide sequence is from Mytilus trossulus isolate FHL-02 chromosome 9, PNRI_Mtr1.1.1.hap1, whole genome shotgun sequence.
cagatttttttgaattttttttaaatttacaatatgTGAATATGGGAACAGTAGAacttttttaatgatttcagGATCCAAGGATAGTTCACAGGATGACCATTTTGACATGGAAAGAAGATTCAGTGACCAGTCCAGTGATACTGCTAATACTTCTGACTCCAGACGGTCAAGTGACACCACTCCACGTAATCAAGATATTGAAGTTCCACAACATTCCTACTCTTGGCCATTGGTCCAAAATAAAAAGCCACAGCTTCTGAAAACCTGGTCGCCATCATCAACAGATTCTGATATTCCTTTGAATCATCAGAGCTTGTCAGAAAAGTCTGCACCTATGTTGAGAAAGTTTATTCGTcaaatgaaaaatcagtttgaCAAAGCTGGGaaagaaaatgatgaattaCGCCGTAAAGTAGATGGTTTTGATAGTCGAGAGATTCCAGGTAGAAATGATAGTGATGTAAGTAGTTTACCCATAATGCATTTGGAAATAGAAAGACTGACACAGGAATTAAGTGTGAAAAGTGAAGAAATCAGGAAACTCAAATCGAGCATAGGCTTTGCTGTTGATAGTATGGACTCGAATGATGTACCAAATTTAACAGACTTGCAAAATGAAaacttgaaattgaaagtacaaCTTGGTAATCTTGAAGAATTGAATATTCTTCTTAAAAAGCAGATTGCTTTAAATTCACAAAGTGCTAGTCCAGATATTCTCAAAAGTCTTTTGATGGAAGCTAGAGGCAGATTGCAAGCCCTAGAGGGCAAACTAGAAGCTACTGAGGGCACTGTTAGACTAGCTAGAGGCAGATTGCAAGCCCTAAAGGGCACACTAGAAGCTACTGAGGGCACTGTTAGACTTCAGAccaaaaagatgaaatattatCGTAACTTATTAGAAGAAAATGGACTAGTATTTAAGAGTCCTCTAGGAATTGGCTCAAACAGTGAATCAAACATTGTCATGGCTCTTGGAGGTAGAAACTTGTGTAAGAATAACCAGACTCTTTCTTTCGATAACATTCCTGAATTACTGGTGGACTCACAGACAGAATCTTCAGAGTCTGATTTCtcagaaaaatacaaaagttaCGGAAATACAAATAATGTTTCTGAGTTGAAGGACCAGGTCAGACAATTGAAGATAGCCATGGATAAATATAAAGctgtaataaaatcaaatatgtcaCAGGTACAACTATTTATTAAgtcattgtatttaaaaaaaaaaaggatatgtcAATGGCACTGTGCCAAGGTTTTTTCAATTTCTAGttgtatatgtttaaaagatttaggtttctagaaaaaaaaattgattcagataaaaatttaaaagagtaATATGCCTTGAACAGggttacttttttatttaggtTTTGGTAAAAATGGcttcataaatactttagaaTCTTACATAAATTGTAAAGAAAACAGGATTCTGCAGACACTTTTGAGTGGTTGTGAGACGAAGTGGTAAACGGTTAAAACAGCAATGTCAAGATATTTGTAGctgtaaattttctgttacatttcaatatttaagcAAAATGTGAATActgttacatttcaatatttgagGAAAATGTGAATACTGTTGTGTCACAATATTTGAGCAAAATGTGAATCCTGATGGATTTcatatttgaacaaaaatgtGAATTAATATTGTTTCATATGCAGGATGCCTTAGACAACCATGCCAGAGTTCTGAGGGAGAAAGACAGCATGATTAAAAGACTTCAAACTAGTTTGGCAGAGAAAGAGAGAAATCTTGAGGTAATTGTTTATATGCCATGCCATGAATAGTAAGAAAAAATTATTTGGCTaaaaacaagttcaaaattgatttaatattccctgtaagtttttttttcatataatcaAATTCACTCATTTAAGTTaactattaattttaatattatgtttaccaagtatttcatcatttataaacaatcatgtctgtaattttttgttattcaatttATTACAAATCTTGCAGAccattgaataaaatattaacatacagtgtaactttttttttatttagacttCACAGTGGATTGGCAATTCCAGTAACGAAGAGTTAAATAGATTAAAGAAACAGTTGAAGGAGAAAGATGATTTATTGCAGGTACAGTAGTTATACTCAAATTATTGCCATTATGGTGTAAAGTTGTTAGATCAATCAGATTGgactatatttattttttgctgaaaaatcatttatttcgtTCTATTTCCTCCATTGTACTAGTTCTACttgctatttattttattctttttcctACAAGATCTACTCCCTGAGTCTTAATATGAAAGCTGACTATTTTGACTTCAAGTTGACTACAGTCTTTAATCTTCCTCATTAATTTTGCATTCTTAAAGGTAAATTATCTAATACCGAATAGATAAAGCTCTTCAATGATATTTGCCCAACAGCAGTCATGCTCTTGAGTGCATGTTTCCTCAGGACTACCAAAAGCTTTGTTTTTCAGTAGAAATTTAACCACACAATTCAACTGTCAAGATGGccacaataaaattaatttttaactaaaaaaatctTAGGGTATGAGAACAAGCAGATAAAGTTTTCCAAAATTgtgttattaaatatatttattcctGGATAGAATATTGTGGTGAATGTTTTGTAAGTTTCCTGAGGTGTTACCCAGAGAGTTAGTTAAAAGGGTCCTTATTTTCACCTACAGGATGTGATGTCTGAGCAGTCTAAGGCAACAGCAGCCAATGCAGAGGCTCTGAATAATCTACTGAAGAAACTGAAGTCTAAGGACGAGGACATACGAAAGTTGATGGAGAGATCTAATAAAGAAATGTCAGATCTCCATAACAAACCTCAACAGTTACAAGCAGAActtaatagaaaacaactaaGTTCAAAGGTAGGTCAAGTTTTCATGAATTATAAGTTTTTTCAACTGTTTGTCAATATATAACAGTCCAAAGGCATTTCATAGTTTTGTTTAGGTCTGagaattatctttttttaaagaatttggtATCGGCAAATGGCAGAATTGTCAAAATCTTCTAAATTTATTCACATATTGTTGAGTCTGGTTGATTTTGATCCAGGCATATAATATAGATACTTTTAAAAGATGactgaattatataaaaaaaaagaaactattaTAGCAGCTCAGATTTATATCTAATgattatatagaaatattagCTAATAAGTCTTGTactaataaaatatcaaatttatcgACAACTTCaaactgattttgttttatttagagtTCAGAAGACcaatttattgatattgaacaGGATCACAGACAGGGCATAGACAAACTTGCTGGAGCACTTAAGGATAAGGACAAAACTATTGAGGTAAGAGGGAGAATGTAAccaagctttttaaaattgtttgtgtgTGAAGTTCATAAGTCGTTTTCATTTCTGTGCATTATTTGTTGATGCccatagttgtctcattttgaTCTGAGTCACAAACAAGTTTTCTCAAACACTGATTTGAACTGAATTGGATTGATGATTAAAAGTTTCAATATGCATCTATAGTGTACCATAccagttcattttttttttaaattgttgaaaatatagGGGTTGTGTATTTCAATGATGGCTTATATCAAAATTCTTGAACATGTCCTggatatattaatattttagtgttggcttaagaaaaaaaaatctgtgttaCTATTAACATAGagtatatgattttaatatgtGTTGCTTGTCAATTTATGCCAGAAAAGATAAGGAAAGATAATAGCAATTTCACAGGCAGttgtataaaataacaacaaataactATAGATCTTAATATTTATGTAGACCTTGGTAGAAAGTGGACaggaaaaagacaaactaaTCCAAAGATTACAGCAGGTACATGCAGCTTCACGTGGAACTATAATGGATGATAACAGGCTTAGAGATGAAGCCGATGAACTAAGGAATCAGTTAGCTAAGAATAAAGGTATTCACAATATAGTTTTAGTCTTAGTGgggtttttaaaagaaaaactaaattaaaaatatcctaTTATAGGACTTTCATAACTGCCTATAAGGTATGgattttcctcattgttgaaggttgaaCAGGTcgaacttataatttttttgatcTTCATCATTttgattgctgtctcattgttatatatatatatatataatcatatcacattttaaagttagatttattttatggagatcattgataatttttaccataaaaatgaaatagaatgtTTAACAGTTGAAAGACTTGCCATTAAAtgttatcattgaaaaaaacttAATCAAATACTATCATTTCACAGATGAAATTAGCGAATTAAAGCTTCAGTTAGACAGAGATGGATCAAGGAGTCCCAAAGCAGGATTTCATGTAGCCTTAGAGGAACTGAAACTTCAATTGGCAGTTAAAACAGAGGCTCTTAAAGCTGCTAAACAAACAGAAGAAGACTTCAGGGAACAAATTGTAAGTTGGAGTGAAAAACTTTGTTAAACCTATGtgaagttttaatttttgacagaTGGGGCATTTAGTGTTACCATATTGTCTGTTGTATGTATGTCAGGACGTCCCAAAATAAGTTTGTGTTCACTTAAGTTTGTCTTTACCAAATGTTAGGAAATTATACACAATGCTAATTcccataaattttataaaacacagTTCAAATTTGGATGGagtcacttttacagttctcaAGTCACAAATGTATGTCTTTATAACAGTATCAAGAtcacttttaattttattagcAAAAAGTATGTTATCTTTCATTTTGTTTCTAATTTTATAGAATTCTTTACGAAAGCAACTTGAATCGGCTCACCAGAGTATGAAAGAAGTACACACAACAGAAAAACAAGTGTACTACATGAGAGACAACTCTGATGGAAATGGACATTCTGACCAGGttagaattatctcccttggaatatgtatttatttattcactGAATAGatctttataataaacatttatgtATTAAGTTTAAATTTGGTAGAAGATTAAAGAAATTATCCAGGATGTCAAAATATTCaatgtgttttttatataaaaaaataatgaaattcttAATCAACTTTCCTTGAAATATTAAGTATGGTTgaactaaattataaaaaaaaaataggttgtTCAAGGATGAtatgtgttttcttttcacaGTACCAGGACTTCATACAAAGAGAATTGAATGAGTTGCAAAGGATTCAGGAAGCTGAGAAACAAATTCTGTTGGATCTAAAGGAAAAATCTATGTTGTGAGTACTTAATTATGTTTATTGCTTTCAGACCCCTCTATAATGTAATTGTTACATATAGAGCCCATGTAAGTCGAACAGGATATTCTTTTTGAAGGAGACAATTTTGAATTCCATATTCCCAAGACACACAACTGataaaaaaactgattttattcctaaaagtttattaactttcaaatagaaaataatatgtttttgacaatatttaatattataattcttAATTCTCAATgccaataaaaaagtaaaacaagatTAAGTTACTGTTTGTCTAAAGGAACAAATATTCCACACACAcagacctgccaacttttgaaaatctctATGGGGGATTTAGCGCGCGACAAGATTTTTAAGGGTTACAATTTTAGCAACTTTTTTGTGAGCATTGTTTTTTACTCCTAAAACAGTCTAAGTTCTCTACTTTTCTCTGTTGGTATACTAATGATGAGCTTATAGGccttgatttcttttatttgcatgattcttgtactattaaattataaaattgacaaaataactgaagaatagagaaaatggcattaaaaataaaggattCAAAGtagagaccccccccccccttttccccctcCACAGACCTTTTCATCTATGAACCTTGACTAAAAACACCTAAAACTGCATGTCCTAATGAAAGAAGGATGcagacagattttgatttaGTCTTACTCATGGTCTTATCAGTATCAATGAGAAAATGGataaaatttgagttatctttctttgtattcagAGGTGCTCTTACCGGCGGAGGCTTATACAGTAACACAGTAAGCGTCGATTTTAAATCAACAGACACACGATGTCtggtttcaaaaattaaacagattTCAAGATAAACGATGTTTTCTTGAGAGTTCATTAGAGTTCTCatctttcaattaattatgattttgctGTGGAACTTACGGCAAATGTTTCAAATTGTGCTTGTATGATGTCGAattgattattaaaaattgaaaggctGTTTGACCAAATTTgtgtatacaaattaattttgaggACTGTTACGACCCATTAACtaatctgattacatacatCCACTAATTATGACACCTGTTGTGACTGTTGATTAGCGTATGGTCATTAACTTGTCATAATATGTCCTCAGGTaaaatgattgatatttttaaattgatcagaaaaatcggtaaacaataaattttttgggtatatttgttgaaaatcagGATTTTGACTAATTTTACCACCCCGATATCGGGATTCGGGTTGAGGGGTAAAAATCGGGATGATACCGCGAAAATCAGGATAGTTGGCAGGTCTGCACACAGTACATTTAAAGGGGATTAATTATGTTGATATTTAAtggaatattttcatttatatcataatttgaattaaaatataaaatattttattaaaaatgaattcagCTTTGTAGTAGTCAATTCACTAGTGTGAGAAATTAATTAACtggtttaattaaattttacaatcaaaataaaaaatgtatcacaATAATTTAACTGTTATAGAGGGGGTAGACCTGACAAACTTAAAGGGAAAGATAATTTGTCTATTtaggaaaataaattattatactaaaatagtttttaaatgcATCAATACAGgaaaattattcattaaaaagaatcaaatattaaaacttaTGTAGATTTTAAAAGCAgcaattttatattctatagtGAATAATTCTTATTACCCTTCTGAAACCCCTAATGATTTATAAATGAGGGGGAAATCTAAATATGCTATTAAGCCAAATATGTGGTGAACTGTCCATTGGTCAATAGATTTATTCCAATTTTTCTAATGCATGTCCACCTGATTGTGTCTGAGGTTATGGATAAAATCTTGAAAACtaggaaataaatattttgataatccAAACATTTcttattgacaaatgttttcaaCAGCTGGTATACATTTTTAgagaaatgtattatttttcagtGAGAAATCACACAATCTAGTGGCTGAATTAGCTGCAATACAGACACTGAAAAGAGAATTAGAAGCTGGAATTCAGAGGAATAATAAACTACAGCAGCAATTGGAACAACAGAAATCCAGGTCACCCAGGAAAGGTAACTCTTCCCTTCTCATACATTTCTGGATTGTAAAATATGTGGTTTTGAGATATTTTCATTGACAGATATACAGttatacagatattttttttttgttattgtcgaGTTGATTTATTATATTGAGGACTGAAATTGATTTGTATTAGATGCTGGTTAAAAAAGTGGAAGAAACAGGATGTCACTGTTGATATGGTTACTGTTCATATTAGTGATATTACTATATATCTTTGATTGCTATTATATTCTTCTATGCAATTTTTATGCCTCACCTACGATATGAGAGgggcattattttttctggtctgtgcgtccgtctgttTGTCCATACGTGCGTCATTATGTTCGTCTGTGCATCCTTCCGTGCGTccatctgtcctgcttcaggtttaagtttttggtcaaggtagtttttgatgaagtagaagtccaatcaacttgaaacttagtacacatgttccctatgatatgatctttctaattttaatgccaaattaattttttacccaatttcatggtacattgaacatgaaaatgatagtagagtggggcatccgtgtactttggacacctTCTTGTTATGCATACTTCAGTAGAAcataattgtttgattttttcaaggGAAACAGAAGACCTAATTATGTTTATGCTtccttgaaattttaaatgaatacttAAGGGGAacagatttttttgatttttttttaaatttacaatatgTGAATATGGGAACAGTAGAacttttttaatgatttcagGATCCAAGGATAGTTCACAGATTGACCATTTTGACATGGAAAGAAGATTCAGTGACCAGTCCAGTGATACTGCTAATACTTCTGACTCCAGACGGTCAAGTGACACCACTCCACGTAATCAAGATATTGAAGTTCCACAACATTCCTACTCTTGGCCATTGGTCCAAAATAAAAAGCCACAGCTTCTGAAAACCTGGTCGCCATCATCAACAGATTCTGATATTCCTTTGAATCATCAGAGCTTGTCAGAAAAGTCTGCACCTATGTTGAGAAAGTTTATTCGTcaaatgaaaaatcagtttgaCAAAGCTGGGaaagaaaatgatgaattaCGCCGTAAAGTAGATGGTTTTGATAGTCGAGAGATTCCAGGTAGAAATGATAGTGATGTAAGTAGTTTACCCATAATGCATTTGGAAATAGAAAGACTGACACAGGAATTAAGTGtgaaaaatgaagaaatcaGGAAACTCAAATCGAGCATAGGCTTTGCTGTTGATAGTATGGACTTGAATGATGTACCAAATTTAACATTAACAGACTTGCAAAATGAAaacttgaaattgaaagtacaaCTTGGTAATCTTGAAGAATTGAATATGCTTCTTAAAAAGCAGATTGCTTTAAATTCACAAAGTGCTAGTCCAGATATTCTCAAAAGTCTTTTGATGGAAGCTAGATGCAGATTGCAAGCCCTAGAGGGCAAACTAGAAGCTACTGAGGGCACTGTTAGACTAGCTAGAGGCAGATTGCAAGCCCTAAAGGGCACACTAGAAGCTACTGAGGGCACTGTTAGACTTCAGAccaaaaagatgaaatattatCGTAACTTATTAGAAGAAAATGGACTAGTATTTAAGAGTCCTCTAGGAATTCGCTCAAACAGTGAATCAAACATTGTCATGGCTCTTGGAGGTAGAAACTTGTGTAAGAATAATCGGACTCTTTCTTACGATAACATTCCTGAATTACTGGTGGACTCACAGACAGAATCTTCAGAGTCTGATTTCTCAGAAAATTACAAAAGTTACAGAAATACAAATAATGTTTCTGAGTTGAAGGACCAGGTCAGACAATTGAAGATAGCCATGGATAAATATAAAGctgtaataaaatcaaatatgtcaCAGGTACAACTATTTATTAAgtcattgtatttaaaaaaaaaaggatatgtcAATGGCACTGTGCCAAGGTTTTTTCAATTTCTAGttgtatatgtttaaaagatttaggtttctagaaaaaaaattgattcagataaaaatttaaaagagtaATATGCCTTGAACAGggttacttttttatttaggtTTTGGTAAAAATGGcttcataaatactttagaaCCTTACATAAATTGTAAAGAAAACAGGATT
It contains:
- the LOC134684895 gene encoding golgin subfamily B member 1-like; protein product: MYVDFIFRIEEIDINQDDLKNRYEQTIKELEEKLRKAQDVMSEQSKATAANAEALNNLLKKLKSKDEDIQELMERSNKEMSDLHNKLQQLQAELNRKQLSSKSSEDQLIDIEQDHRQGIDKLAGALKDKDKTIETLVESWQEKDKLIKRLQQVTAASRGTIMDNNRLRDEADELRNHLAKKKDEISELKLQLDRDGSRSLKAGFHVALEELKLQLAVKTEALKAAKQTEEDFREQINSLRKQLESAHQSMKEVHTTEKQVYYMRDNSDGNGHSDQYQDFIQRELNELQRIQEAEKQILLDLKEKSMFEKSHNIEAELAAIQTLKRELEAGIQRNNKLQQQLEQQKSRSPRKGSKDSSQDDHFDMERRFSDQSSDTANTSDSRRSSDTTPRNQDIEVPQHSYSWPLVQNKKPQLLKTWSPSSTDSDIPLNHQSLSEKSAPMLRKFIRQMKNQFDKAGKENDELRRKVDGFDSREIPGRNDSDVSSLPIMHLEIERLTQELSVKSEEIRKLKSSIGFAVDSMDSNDVPNLTDLQNENLKLKVQLGNLEELNILLKKQIALNSQSASPDILKSLLMEARGRLQALEGKLEATEGTVRLARGRLQALKGTLEATEGTVRLQTKKMKYYRNLLEENGLVFKSPLGIGSNSESNIVMALGGRNLCKNNQTLSFDNIPELLVDSQTESSESDFSEKYKSYGNTNNVSELKDQVRQLKIAMDKYKAVIKSNMSQDALDNHARVLREKDSMIKRLQTSLAEKERNLETSQWIGNSSNEELNRLKKQLKEKDDLLQDVMSEQSKATAANAEALNNLLKKLKSKDEDIRKLMERSNKEMSDLHNKPQQLQAELNRKQLSSKKY
- the LOC134684896 gene encoding uncharacterized protein LOC134684896 — its product is MDFPHYEISELKLQLDRDGSRSPKAGFHVALEELKLQLAVKTEALKAAKQTEEDFREQINSLRKQLESAHQSMKEVHTTEKQVYYMRDNSDGNGHSDQYQDFIQRELNELQRIQEAEKQILLDLKEKSMFEKSHNLVAELAAIQTLKRELEAGIQRNNKLQQQLEQQKSRSPRKGSKDSSQIDHFDMERRFSDQSSDTANTSDSRRSSDTTPRNQDIEVPQHSYSWPLVQNKKPQLLKTWSPSSTDSDIPLNHQSLSEKSAPMLRKFIRQMKNQFDKAGKENDELRRKVDGFDSREIPGRNDSDVSSLPIMHLEIERLTQELSVKNEEIRKLKSSIGFAVDSMDLNDVPNLTLTDLQNENLKLKVQLGNLEELNMLLKKQIALNSQSASPDILKSLLMEARCRLQALEGKLEATEGTVRLARGRLQALKGTLEATEGTVRLQTKKMKYYRNLLEENGLVFKSPLGIRSNSESNIVMALGGRNLCKNNRTLSYDNIPELLVDSQTESSESDFSENYKSYRNTNNVSELKDQVRQLKIAMDKYKAVIKSNMSQAKAQKLEETGGFVAKHTCLKERIRKWERKCHEIECYYNEAAARIKKSADVIVNRMLIELESGGNVRFEEGSPTDIWFSSCPDLVLSRFCASDYKDHNVSGIKIHRIIRIHNRMLQTRFDDILSSIVDDPDGEYYPCNRNTGYRKLLEYLFWMQDPQLSNGANEPGHLLEEGFLEAQTYSDLRRDGAVSLSNSLSLADRHRIEHLTKNGKNSDYSDSCSFRYGQLVISKVYLGKSVKALDDRQISKSSYPKIDAVFKPRKMCISNEGDTLCECSARQCEWYLFDSRLVLPEYVVEFEYVTKWRELEAELEDQTALYQRANALNSRKKLENDIKDLRQQAELAVFVKEDAVIQLKHVQVQMNDNQTELDEMQASMKDIERKLENYKADVLKLQEDLPASDRRNAEAKRDELYIFTLFTSLSFGGVILMLKFKTMQNL